In one Massilia endophytica genomic region, the following are encoded:
- a CDS encoding nuclear transport factor 2 family protein, which translates to MQDLQFSSRPLRRMGAALGLLALLCGPAARADEIADIGKLMRSGQLPAALQKTDKALAAQPRDPQLRFMKGLILAEQNRNNEAIAVFQKLTEDHPQLPEPYNNLAVLYAAAGQYDKARVALERAIRTNPAYATAHENLGDVYAKLASQAYDKAMQLLDSKDYAPPKSKLAMVRTLSSRDSTLAGLPQLAAQQAAPAPAKAAPAPVPPAAAAKTIAAAAPPPAPAAAPKAAATIPAPPAAPARTVAAAAAPVAPPPAPAKAAPPPAAPAKPAPVAPQIAAAQEVNAAAKQLNAAAQQANAVAPKPAPAAAAAKPLVAAQPPAPAPAPVQSPKAEPAKSDDSAEREAALKAVGAWAKAWSAQDMKGYLGAYAGSFQTPRGMSRQAWEADRRARIEGKEHIKVTVEAPQVTVKGNTATVRFRQLYVSDKLKANSRKTLIMEKQNGQWRIKQEQSGS; encoded by the coding sequence ATGCAGGATTTGCAATTTTCCTCGCGTCCCCTGCGGCGCATGGGCGCTGCCCTGGGCCTGCTGGCCCTGCTTTGCGGCCCAGCGGCCCGGGCCGATGAAATCGCCGACATCGGGAAGCTGATGCGCAGCGGCCAGCTGCCCGCCGCGCTGCAGAAAACGGACAAGGCCCTGGCTGCCCAGCCGCGCGATCCCCAGCTGCGCTTCATGAAAGGCCTGATCCTGGCCGAGCAGAACCGCAACAACGAGGCCATTGCCGTCTTCCAGAAGCTGACGGAAGACCATCCACAGCTGCCGGAGCCCTACAACAACCTGGCCGTGCTCTATGCCGCGGCCGGGCAGTACGACAAGGCGCGCGTCGCCCTGGAGCGCGCCATCCGCACCAACCCCGCCTACGCCACGGCGCACGAAAACCTGGGGGACGTGTATGCCAAGCTGGCGAGCCAGGCCTACGACAAGGCCATGCAGCTGCTGGATTCCAAGGACTACGCGCCGCCCAAGTCCAAACTGGCGATGGTGCGCACGCTGAGCAGCCGCGACAGCACGCTGGCCGGACTGCCGCAACTGGCCGCCCAGCAGGCCGCGCCTGCCCCGGCAAAAGCCGCCCCTGCCCCGGTTCCACCGGCCGCCGCGGCAAAAACGATTGCCGCCGCGGCCCCGCCGCCAGCGCCGGCAGCGGCACCAAAAGCGGCCGCCACCATCCCGGCGCCACCCGCCGCCCCGGCGAGGACCGTTGCCGCTGCGGCCGCGCCGGTCGCCCCGCCTCCCGCCCCGGCGAAGGCCGCCCCGCCGCCTGCTGCGCCCGCCAAACCGGCGCCCGTGGCGCCGCAGATTGCCGCCGCGCAGGAGGTGAACGCGGCTGCGAAACAGCTCAATGCCGCAGCCCAGCAGGCCAATGCCGTTGCGCCCAAGCCAGCGCCAGCAGCTGCCGCCGCCAAGCCCCTTGTGGCTGCCCAGCCACCGGCTCCGGCGCCCGCGCCGGTACAATCACCGAAGGCTGAGCCAGCCAAGAGCGACGACAGCGCCGAACGGGAAGCTGCCCTCAAAGCCGTCGGCGCCTGGGCCAAGGCCTGGAGCGCCCAGGACATGAAGGGCTACCTGGGCGCGTATGCGGGCAGCTTCCAGACGCCGCGCGGCATGTCGCGCCAGGCCTGGGAGGCGGACCGCCGCGCGCGCATCGAGGGCAAGGAACATATCAAGGTCACTGTGGAGGCCCCGCAGGTGACCGTCAAGGGCAATACGGCCACGGTGAGGTTCCGCCAGCTCTATGTGTCCGACAAGCTCAAGGCGAACAGCCGCAAGACGCTTATCATGGAAAAACAGAACGGCCAGTGGCGCATCAAGCAGGAACAATCGGGAAGCTGA
- a CDS encoding L,D-transpeptidase family protein: MKQASIIRTLGVAALAASWLLSPVTPAKSIQPSGGTRNKPDPETLLISIYKDLQASQLNEAQAKADALVEAYPNFRVGHLIRGDLLLMHTQPVLSFGGGVGANAPADKLKDLRDEARARLLALTARPSPELAPRSVLQLRSDQRNVLVVDAKQSRLYVYENRNGQLKFVTDYYISQGKLGINKLREGDQKTPVGVYYITGRVSGARLPDFYGASALRINYPNEWDRANDRSGSGIFLHGTPSDTYSRPPLASDGCVVLTNADLKKLEGSVDIGKTPVVIADQVEFISRSQWDAERALATQLMDAWRTDISSTNQARVLKHYSSKFKSGQGEDLKTWYERDLRALVDVVGLSTKLSDVTLFRYPGRDDMIVSTFTLETLIGKNRNSIRKRQYWSKEGTNWKIVHESLI, from the coding sequence GTGAAGCAGGCATCGATCATCAGGACCCTGGGTGTTGCGGCGCTGGCTGCGAGCTGGCTGCTCTCGCCTGTCACGCCCGCGAAATCGATCCAGCCCTCGGGTGGCACGCGCAACAAGCCCGATCCCGAAACGCTCCTGATCAGCATCTACAAGGATCTGCAGGCAAGCCAGTTGAACGAGGCCCAGGCCAAGGCGGACGCGCTGGTGGAGGCTTACCCGAACTTCCGCGTCGGCCACCTGATCCGCGGCGACCTGCTGCTGATGCACACGCAGCCCGTGCTGTCCTTCGGCGGCGGCGTGGGCGCGAACGCCCCCGCGGACAAGCTGAAGGACCTGCGCGACGAAGCGCGGGCGCGCCTGCTTGCCCTTACCGCCCGTCCCTCGCCGGAGCTGGCGCCGCGCTCCGTGCTGCAGCTGCGCAGCGACCAGCGCAATGTGCTGGTGGTGGATGCGAAGCAGTCCCGCCTCTACGTCTACGAGAACCGCAACGGGCAGCTGAAGTTCGTTACCGACTACTACATCTCGCAGGGCAAGCTGGGCATCAACAAGCTGCGCGAGGGCGACCAGAAAACGCCGGTGGGCGTCTACTACATCACGGGCCGCGTGTCGGGTGCGCGGCTGCCGGACTTCTATGGCGCCTCGGCGCTGCGTATCAACTATCCGAACGAGTGGGACCGCGCGAACGACCGCAGCGGCTCAGGCATCTTCCTGCACGGGACGCCGTCCGACACCTACAGCCGCCCGCCCCTCGCTTCGGACGGCTGCGTGGTGCTCACCAATGCGGACCTGAAGAAGCTGGAAGGCAGCGTGGATATCGGCAAAACGCCGGTGGTGATCGCGGACCAGGTGGAATTCATCAGCCGCAGCCAGTGGGATGCGGAGCGCGCGCTGGCGACGCAGCTGATGGACGCCTGGCGCACGGACATCTCCAGCACGAACCAGGCGCGCGTGCTGAAGCACTATTCGTCGAAATTCAAGTCCGGCCAAGGCGAGGACCTGAAGACCTGGTACGAGCGGGACCTGCGCGCGCTGGTGGACGTGGTGGGCCTGTCCACGAAACTGAGCGATGTGACCCTGTTCCGCTACCCGGGCCGGGACGACATGATCGTGAGCACCTTCACGCTCGAAACGCTGATCGGCAAGAACCGCAACTCCATCCGCAAGCGCCAGTACTGGAGCAAGGAAGGCACGAACTGGAAGATCGTGCACGAGAGCTTGATCTGA
- a CDS encoding TonB-dependent receptor, producing the protein MKATVASLLATGLLSSASVWAQDVAPTQVVTVSGVRQAAESAQKIKMDSDYVIDSIVADDIGKFPDTNVAETIARITGIQVRRDAGEANTVLIRGLPGISTFINGREMFTTTGRYIQLADIPSTMLQRVDVYKSQNAELIEGGIAGAIDVRTNRPFDFKGFQASAQVGGKHKDKAKATDPEGSAMISNRWKTGAGEFGALFGVSHVTDRFHEERAFETFPIDKFFAAPNLTGPDLVGMQAIHGKRKRSAANYALQWRPNKDLELYAEGLYSKFRIHDETDFFVGLPWATSPDQIKVTKIPGTNQVDTIDSTNTFTILSTQARATESVAQQYAIGGKWRASPGLRVSTELARTLSNFDWNNPILDTSLNVDKVHVKTVVDGGAYAQYQGAALNDPGKIYLFQFFDRYGKDSGASTDWRADATWTPDADGLFKQFGFGLRLNDRNANSIKSLEGSVSAIPNVAMASVPGLSCSTPAFSKDYGTPKWSTPCADFLTASTGVVRKAVTGNAAAKALDPASYFQDKEKNYALYGNTKIGFDLGAYPVEGVLGVRVTRTDEDLIGNNIVGGAYVPINTSSSSTDVLPSANFKLALRKDLLTRFAYAKTLTRPDFIQLNPATAYIASNGTTVQATASGGNPNLKPFTAQNFDASLEWYFAPTGHATATVFRHNFDGYIMFVTSPEIYQGITYQTTRPFNTDKGHLQGLELAYQQFYDWLPGWLGGFGMQANATYSEGGATSSIVPEMAGKQFGGMSRLSYNIVALYEYGGWSGRLAYNWRSKFTQVYGDRAGNAGTAPARDLIAAPMSTLDGSLSYKITKNLTVNLTGTNLLNFKFQDYWNDPVIYPRDTRRYDRTVGLSLSWKN; encoded by the coding sequence TTGAAAGCAACGGTCGCATCCCTGCTGGCCACCGGGCTGCTGAGCAGTGCATCGGTCTGGGCCCAGGACGTGGCGCCCACCCAGGTGGTGACCGTAAGCGGCGTGCGCCAGGCCGCCGAGAGCGCGCAGAAGATCAAGATGGATTCGGATTATGTGATCGATTCCATCGTGGCCGACGACATCGGCAAATTCCCCGACACCAACGTGGCCGAGACGATCGCCCGCATCACCGGCATCCAGGTGCGCCGCGACGCGGGCGAGGCGAACACGGTGCTGATCCGCGGCCTGCCCGGCATCTCCACCTTCATCAACGGCCGCGAGATGTTCACCACCACCGGCCGCTACATCCAGCTGGCCGATATTCCGTCGACCATGCTGCAGCGTGTGGACGTGTACAAATCGCAGAACGCGGAATTGATCGAGGGCGGCATCGCGGGCGCCATCGACGTGCGCACCAACCGGCCCTTCGACTTCAAGGGCTTCCAGGCCAGCGCCCAGGTGGGCGGCAAGCACAAGGACAAGGCCAAGGCTACCGACCCCGAAGGTTCGGCCATGATCTCCAACCGCTGGAAGACCGGGGCAGGGGAGTTCGGCGCCCTGTTCGGCGTGTCGCATGTGACGGACCGCTTCCACGAGGAGCGCGCCTTCGAGACCTTCCCGATCGATAAGTTCTTCGCCGCGCCGAATCTCACCGGCCCTGACCTGGTGGGCATGCAGGCCATTCACGGCAAACGCAAACGCAGCGCCGCCAACTACGCCCTGCAGTGGCGCCCGAACAAGGACCTAGAGCTTTACGCCGAGGGCCTGTATTCGAAGTTCCGGATCCACGACGAGACCGACTTCTTCGTTGGCCTGCCTTGGGCCACATCGCCGGACCAGATCAAGGTCACGAAGATTCCGGGCACGAACCAGGTCGACACGATCGATTCGACCAACACCTTCACCATCCTGTCGACCCAGGCGCGCGCCACGGAAAGCGTCGCGCAGCAGTACGCCATCGGCGGCAAATGGCGCGCCTCGCCCGGCCTGCGCGTGAGCACGGAGCTGGCCCGGACCCTCAGCAACTTCGACTGGAACAATCCGATCCTGGACACCAGCCTGAACGTGGACAAGGTCCACGTCAAAACGGTGGTCGATGGCGGCGCCTATGCGCAATACCAGGGCGCGGCCCTGAACGATCCGGGCAAGATCTACCTGTTCCAGTTCTTCGACCGCTACGGCAAGGACAGCGGCGCCTCCACCGACTGGCGCGCCGACGCAACCTGGACCCCGGATGCGGACGGCCTGTTCAAGCAGTTCGGTTTCGGCCTGCGCCTGAACGACCGCAACGCCAATTCCATCAAGTCGCTCGAAGGCAGCGTCTCCGCCATTCCGAACGTGGCCATGGCCAGCGTTCCCGGCCTGTCCTGCAGCACGCCGGCCTTCTCGAAGGACTACGGCACGCCGAAGTGGAGCACGCCATGCGCGGACTTCCTGACCGCCAGCACCGGCGTGGTGCGCAAGGCTGTCACCGGCAATGCCGCCGCCAAGGCGCTCGATCCGGCCTCCTACTTCCAGGACAAGGAGAAGAACTACGCCCTGTACGGTAATACCAAGATCGGCTTCGACCTCGGAGCCTATCCGGTGGAAGGCGTGCTGGGTGTGCGCGTGACCAGGACGGATGAAGACCTGATCGGCAATAACATCGTGGGCGGCGCCTACGTGCCGATCAACACCAGCAGTTCCAGCACGGATGTCCTGCCGAGCGCGAACTTCAAGCTCGCCCTGCGCAAGGACCTGCTGACCCGCTTTGCCTATGCGAAGACGCTGACCCGTCCCGACTTCATCCAGCTGAATCCTGCCACGGCCTATATCGCGTCGAACGGCACGACCGTGCAGGCGACGGCATCCGGTGGCAATCCGAACCTGAAGCCTTTCACGGCCCAGAACTTCGACGCATCGCTGGAGTGGTACTTCGCGCCGACGGGCCACGCCACGGCCACGGTGTTCCGCCACAACTTCGACGGCTACATCATGTTTGTGACCAGCCCCGAGATCTACCAGGGCATCACCTATCAGACCACCCGGCCGTTCAATACGGACAAGGGCCACCTGCAGGGCCTGGAGCTGGCTTACCAGCAGTTCTACGACTGGCTGCCGGGATGGCTCGGCGGCTTCGGCATGCAGGCCAACGCCACCTACAGCGAAGGCGGCGCCACCTCGTCCATCGTTCCCGAGATGGCTGGCAAGCAGTTCGGCGGGATGTCCCGCCTGTCGTACAACATCGTTGCGCTGTATGAGTATGGAGGCTGGTCTGGCCGCCTGGCTTACAACTGGCGTTCGAAGTTCACCCAGGTGTACGGCGACAGGGCAGGCAACGCGGGCACCGCACCGGCGCGTGACCTGATCGCCGCACCGATGTCCACGCTGGACGGCTCACTGAGCTACAAGATCACGAAGAACCTGACCGTGAACCTCACCGGCACCAACCTGCTGAACTTCAAGTTCCAGGACTACTGGAACGACCCTGTGATCTACCCGCGCGACACCCGCCGCTATGACCGCACGGTGGGCCTGTCGCTGAGCTGGAAGAACTAG
- a CDS encoding MFS transporter, which translates to MSNQKMSVLEKVGFGAGDMALNVVISSMMLIITYFYTDIYGLHTADLALLFVAVKVVGGVADLVVGQLTDRFDSAMGRYRPWLLWLAIPYGVSVFFVFTTPEAEYNAKLVWAYSTYILMTLMTSGVGVSYISLISGLTSDPQERLSANGYRLFFAKVGAFMVTIIVPILAQRWGHGNPAAGYQAAMGVMAAMGVVLFLFCFAATTERVRHVVVRQPLMEQVKLLMKNDQWLILCGVCVTGTVGYVVRGSVAIYYAKYYLGADTATVSAFLSTGVVAAILSMVASTWITKSYCKVKLFRNTQLLVAALSVAIYVLVKPGDMVLAFVLYFLLSFVVDLHAPVFWSAIAETIDYGQVKTGKRVSGSAFGGISVCQKAGMAVAGGLVGVLLAYFDYQPNAEQSAFALNGIALMLSVIPGFFHFLMGALMFKYRISDEYYDEVKAEMRTHGYVAS; encoded by the coding sequence ATGTCGAATCAAAAAATGTCCGTGCTGGAGAAGGTGGGTTTCGGCGCTGGCGATATGGCGCTGAACGTGGTGATCTCTTCGATGATGCTGATCATTACCTACTTCTACACCGATATCTACGGCCTGCACACGGCCGACCTGGCCCTGCTTTTCGTGGCCGTGAAGGTGGTGGGCGGCGTGGCCGACCTGGTGGTGGGCCAGCTGACGGACCGCTTCGATTCCGCCATGGGCCGCTACCGTCCCTGGCTGCTCTGGCTCGCCATTCCTTACGGCGTAAGCGTGTTCTTCGTATTCACCACGCCGGAAGCGGAATACAACGCCAAGCTGGTGTGGGCCTACTCGACCTATATCCTGATGACGCTCATGACTTCGGGCGTCGGCGTGTCCTATATCTCCCTGATCTCGGGCCTGACGAGCGACCCGCAGGAGCGCCTGTCCGCCAACGGCTACCGGCTCTTCTTCGCCAAGGTGGGCGCTTTCATGGTGACGATCATTGTGCCTATCCTGGCGCAGCGCTGGGGCCACGGCAATCCGGCGGCGGGCTACCAGGCTGCCATGGGAGTGATGGCGGCCATGGGGGTCGTTCTCTTCCTGTTCTGTTTTGCGGCCACTACGGAGCGCGTGCGCCATGTGGTGGTGCGCCAACCCCTCATGGAGCAGGTGAAGCTGTTGATGAAGAACGACCAGTGGCTGATCTTGTGCGGCGTGTGCGTCACCGGCACGGTGGGCTATGTGGTGCGCGGCTCGGTCGCCATCTACTACGCCAAATATTACCTGGGCGCGGATACGGCCACCGTGTCGGCCTTCCTCTCAACGGGCGTGGTGGCGGCCATCCTGTCCATGGTGGCATCCACCTGGATCACCAAGAGCTACTGCAAGGTCAAGCTTTTCCGCAATACCCAGCTGCTGGTGGCGGCGCTGAGCGTGGCGATCTATGTGCTCGTGAAGCCGGGCGATATGGTGCTGGCCTTCGTGCTGTACTTCCTCCTGTCCTTCGTGGTGGACCTGCACGCGCCGGTATTCTGGTCGGCCATCGCCGAAACTATCGACTATGGCCAGGTGAAGACGGGCAAGCGCGTATCCGGTTCTGCCTTCGGCGGCATTTCGGTGTGCCAGAAGGCCGGCATGGCCGTCGCGGGCGGCCTGGTGGGCGTGCTGCTGGCGTACTTCGACTACCAGCCGAACGCGGAGCAGAGCGCGTTCGCGCTCAACGGCATTGCGCTGATGCTGTCCGTGATTCCCGGCTTCTTCCATTTCCTGATGGGCGCCCTGATGTTCAAGTACCGCATCAGCGATGAGTACTACGATGAAGTGAAGGCCGAAATGCGGACGCACGGCTATGTGGCAAGCTGA
- a CDS encoding aldose epimerase family protein, which produces MDLSITQEPFGETREGEPLSLYTLRNRNGMTVKITNYGGIITELHVPDKHGCLADVTCGYANAESYFDDATYFGALIGRYGNRIGRGRFQLDGEWVQLALNDGENHLHGGPRGFHRVAWHAVPAVSDLSIGLKLTHRSPDGDQGYPGNLDVTVSYELNDANELLVKYHAVTDKATPVNLTQHAYFNLAGEGTILGHELTINAERYTPINERAIPLGPLADVAGTPFDFRSPHTIGERIDEEDEQLANGLGYDHNFVLTKAEPHTMSLACIVREPVSGRVLELYTQEPGVQFYSGNFLDGSLVGKGRQYIHRSGLCLEPQHFPDSPNQPDYPNTILRPGEVYQTRSLYRFAIQA; this is translated from the coding sequence ATGGACTTAAGCATTACTCAAGAACCTTTTGGAGAGACCCGGGAAGGCGAGCCGCTCAGCCTTTACACGCTGCGCAACCGCAATGGCATGACCGTAAAGATCACCAACTACGGCGGCATCATCACGGAGCTGCATGTGCCGGACAAGCACGGCTGCCTGGCGGACGTGACCTGCGGCTATGCGAATGCGGAATCGTATTTCGACGACGCCACCTATTTTGGCGCCCTGATCGGCCGCTACGGCAACCGCATCGGGCGCGGCCGCTTCCAGCTGGACGGGGAGTGGGTACAGTTGGCCCTCAACGATGGCGAAAACCACCTGCACGGCGGCCCGCGCGGCTTCCACCGGGTGGCCTGGCACGCGGTGCCTGCGGTGTCCGACCTTTCCATCGGCCTGAAGCTCACGCACCGCAGCCCGGACGGAGACCAGGGCTATCCCGGCAACCTGGACGTCACCGTGAGCTATGAGCTCAACGATGCGAACGAGCTGCTGGTCAAATACCACGCCGTGACGGACAAGGCCACGCCCGTCAATCTCACCCAGCACGCCTATTTCAATCTGGCGGGGGAGGGCACGATCCTCGGCCACGAGCTCACCATCAATGCCGAGCGCTACACGCCGATCAACGAACGCGCCATTCCTCTCGGGCCGCTCGCGGACGTGGCGGGCACGCCCTTCGACTTCCGCAGCCCGCACACCATTGGCGAACGAATCGATGAGGAGGACGAGCAGCTTGCCAACGGACTCGGTTACGACCACAACTTCGTGCTCACCAAGGCCGAGCCGCATACCATGTCCCTGGCCTGCATCGTGCGCGAGCCGGTCTCCGGCCGCGTGCTGGAGCTGTATACCCAGGAGCCGGGCGTGCAGTTCTACAGCGGGAATTTCCTGGACGGCTCGCTGGTCGGCAAAGGGCGGCAGTACATCCACCGCTCCGGCCTGTGCCTGGAGCCCCAGCATTTCCCGGACTCGCCAAACCAGCCGGACTACCCCAACACCATCCTGCGTCCGGGCGAGGTCTACCAGACCCGCTCTCTCTACCGCTTCGCCATCCAGGCATAG
- a CDS encoding glycoside hydrolase family 43 protein, whose amino-acid sequence MWQAEFLELENALGDVLKPLIEQRADPHIYRHTDGYYYFTASVPQYDRIELRRAKTIEGLVSAQPRDVWRKPDTGPCSELIWAPEIHFNQGAWYIYFAAAPSREIKDKLFQHRMYALRNDHPNPLQGEWEFKGQVDTGIDTFCLDATTFTHKGRLYYLWAQKDREIEGNSNLYIAPMKTPWQIEGKPVLLSKPEHDWEIRGFWVNEGPSVLKKNGKIFISYSASATDENYAMGLLWADENADLLDPASWRKSAQPVLQSCFEHKIYGPGHNSFTVAEDGSTVLLVYHARTYTEIIGDPLWNPDRHTFVKPLRWDEQGMPVFGRPSIA is encoded by the coding sequence ATGTGGCAAGCTGAATTTTTAGAACTGGAGAACGCATTGGGCGACGTATTGAAGCCGCTGATCGAGCAGCGCGCCGATCCTCATATCTACCGTCACACCGACGGCTACTACTACTTCACCGCCTCGGTGCCGCAGTACGACCGCATCGAGCTGCGCCGGGCCAAGACCATCGAAGGCCTGGTGAGCGCGCAGCCGCGCGACGTGTGGCGCAAGCCGGACACCGGCCCTTGCAGTGAACTGATCTGGGCGCCGGAAATCCACTTCAACCAGGGCGCCTGGTACATCTACTTCGCCGCCGCCCCCAGCCGCGAGATCAAGGACAAGCTGTTCCAGCACCGCATGTACGCGCTGCGCAACGATCATCCGAATCCGCTGCAGGGCGAGTGGGAGTTCAAGGGGCAGGTGGACACCGGCATCGATACCTTCTGCCTGGACGCCACCACCTTTACGCACAAGGGCAGGCTGTATTACCTGTGGGCGCAGAAGGACAGGGAGATCGAGGGCAACTCGAACCTGTATATCGCTCCGATGAAAACGCCCTGGCAGATCGAGGGCAAGCCAGTCCTGCTGAGCAAGCCGGAACACGACTGGGAGATCCGCGGCTTCTGGGTCAACGAAGGCCCGTCCGTACTGAAGAAGAACGGCAAGATATTCATCAGCTACTCGGCCAGCGCCACGGACGAGAACTACGCCATGGGCCTGCTGTGGGCGGACGAGAATGCCGACCTGCTCGATCCCGCGTCCTGGCGCAAGTCGGCCCAACCGGTACTGCAGAGCTGCTTCGAACACAAGATCTATGGCCCCGGCCACAACAGCTTCACGGTGGCCGAAGACGGGTCAACTGTGCTCCTGGTCTATCATGCGAGAACTTATACTGAAATTATCGGCGATCCGCTGTGGAATCCGGACCGCCATACTTTCGTTAAACCTCTACGCTGGGACGAACAGGGCATGCCGGTTTTCGGCCGCCCATCGATTGCATAA